Proteins encoded by one window of Streptomyces clavuligerus:
- a CDS encoding YciI family protein — MPRFMTLIRIDEQNVPAEGISEGLQQRMGELLQEITKAGVMLETAGLAPSSEGTRVTWSGGRISSTDGPFTESKEVIGGYAILQAKDKAEAIEWTKRFLQVHEEYWTITSEVREIVGG; from the coding sequence ATGCCGCGCTTCATGACGTTGATCCGCATCGACGAGCAGAACGTCCCCGCCGAGGGCATCAGCGAGGGCTTGCAGCAGCGGATGGGGGAGCTTCTGCAAGAGATCACCAAGGCCGGGGTCATGCTGGAGACCGCCGGGCTCGCACCCAGCTCCGAGGGCACCCGGGTCACCTGGTCCGGCGGACGGATCAGCTCCACGGACGGGCCGTTCACCGAGTCCAAGGAGGTCATCGGCGGGTACGCGATCCTCCAGGCCAAGGACAAGGCCGAGGCCATCGAGTGGACCAAGCGCTTCCTCCAGGTCCACGAGGAGTACTGGACGATCACCTCCGAGGTCCGGGAGATCGTCGGGGGCTGA
- a CDS encoding MFS transporter, giving the protein MEGRNRDTGWLLTAVLLVQFMVALDVSVVNVALPDMRDDLGFSPGGLQWVVGAYALAFGGLLMLGGRLADLVGGRRILPAGLAFFGAASLVGGLVSDPGALIAARAAQGVGAAAVSPVALALVTLSFPEGPARSRALGLWGVAGALGGAVGVLAGGLLTDAAGWRAVMLVNVPIVLLALFATGRARLPGRRAGAAPRLDLAGALLVTAGMTLLVLAVVRTESTPWGSPATLLPLGAALALLAAFVAVERRTPLPLLRLGLFGVRPVLGANLFTLLLCSGQFASFYFCSLYMQQVLGWDAATTGAAFLPFSAGVVTGSVIATKVIARTGTRDLLALGGLLGTAGLALFAYTATPDGTFLYSIVAPSLLASVGIGMSFVPLATAAVTGVAPDEAGMASGLLSSSRQLGGSLGLAVLVTLAASATGSGTDPAALAAGHRTAYAVSAALLALGTLLAFVLLPGRSRGASEDPGEKNQKDSGGDVDPQVSRSTQG; this is encoded by the coding sequence ATGGAGGGTCGGAATCGGGACACGGGCTGGCTGCTGACGGCGGTGCTCCTGGTGCAGTTCATGGTGGCGCTGGACGTGTCCGTGGTGAACGTGGCGCTGCCCGACATGCGCGACGACCTCGGCTTCAGCCCCGGCGGGCTGCAATGGGTCGTGGGCGCGTACGCCCTGGCCTTCGGCGGGCTGCTGATGCTCGGCGGGCGCCTGGCCGACCTCGTCGGCGGACGGCGGATACTCCCCGCGGGCCTGGCTTTCTTCGGGGCGGCGAGCCTCGTCGGCGGGCTGGTCTCCGACCCGGGCGCGCTGATCGCCGCCCGGGCCGCCCAGGGGGTCGGCGCGGCGGCGGTCTCGCCCGTCGCCCTCGCGCTGGTCACCCTGAGCTTCCCCGAGGGGCCCGCCCGCTCGCGGGCGCTCGGCCTGTGGGGTGTCGCGGGCGCGCTCGGCGGCGCCGTCGGGGTGCTCGCCGGGGGGCTGCTCACCGACGCGGCGGGCTGGCGCGCGGTGATGCTGGTGAACGTCCCCATCGTGCTCCTCGCCCTGTTCGCCACCGGCCGCGCCCGGCTGCCCGGCCGCCGTGCCGGGGCGGCCCCGCGGCTGGATCTCGCGGGCGCGCTGCTCGTCACCGCCGGGATGACGCTGCTGGTGCTCGCGGTCGTCCGCACCGAGAGCACGCCCTGGGGCTCCCCCGCGACCCTGCTGCCGCTCGGCGCGGCCCTCGCCCTGCTCGCGGCGTTCGTCGCCGTGGAGCGGCGCACCCCGCTGCCGCTGCTGCGGCTCGGGCTGTTCGGCGTCCGCCCGGTCCTCGGGGCGAACCTCTTCACACTGCTGCTCTGCTCCGGCCAGTTCGCCTCGTTCTACTTCTGCTCGCTCTATATGCAGCAGGTGCTCGGCTGGGACGCGGCGACCACGGGCGCGGCCTTCCTGCCGTTCAGCGCGGGCGTGGTGACCGGGTCGGTGATCGCGACCAAGGTGATCGCCCGGACCGGCACCCGCGATCTGCTGGCCCTGGGCGGGCTGCTCGGCACGGCCGGTCTCGCGCTCTTCGCGTACACCGCCACCCCCGACGGGACCTTCCTGTACTCCATCGTGGCGCCCTCGCTGCTGGCCAGCGTCGGCATCGGGATGAGCTTCGTCCCGCTCGCCACGGCGGCGGTGACCGGGGTGGCGCCCGACGAGGCGGGCATGGCCTCCGGGCTGCTCAGCAGCTCCCGTCAGCTCGGCGGCTCCCTCGGGCTCGCCGTCCTCGTCACCCTCGCCGCCTCCGCCACCGGCTCCGGCACGGACCCGGCGGCCCTCGCGGCGGGGCACCGGACGGCCTACGCGGTGAGCGCGGCCCTGCTGGCGCTGGGGACTCTGCTCGCTTTTGTCCTGCTTCCGGGGAGGTCCCGGGGCGCGTCGGAGGACCCCGGCGAAAAAAATCAGAAAGATTCCGGCGGAGATGTCGATCCGCAGGTCTCCCGTTCGACGCAGGGGTGA
- a CDS encoding TetR/AcrR family transcriptional regulator, which translates to MVDGEKKKRAPGRPRRLGPETIVAAARRIIDEEGVEAVSMRRVAREVGSTPMALYHHVRDKDELLLLTLAGTSTAVPRPALPADPRERMIAVAVHMHGLLKRMPWVLKVLALGDLTDPKALWMAEEIVQSALDSGLDEARAVRAYRTVWHFVYGDLVLTAARERRAADPDRRPSFPSALTGEDARELPRLTELAGRWEELQRYDVREQLTAIVDGLLGPARAARG; encoded by the coding sequence GTGGTTGACGGAGAGAAGAAGAAGCGCGCCCCCGGCCGTCCGCGCCGCCTCGGCCCGGAGACGATCGTCGCCGCCGCCCGGCGGATCATCGACGAGGAGGGGGTGGAGGCGGTCTCCATGCGGCGGGTGGCCCGGGAGGTCGGCAGCACGCCGATGGCGCTCTACCACCATGTCCGGGACAAGGACGAGCTGCTGCTCCTGACGCTCGCGGGCACGTCGACGGCGGTCCCGAGGCCCGCGCTCCCCGCCGACCCGCGCGAGCGGATGATCGCGGTCGCGGTCCATATGCACGGGCTGCTGAAGCGGATGCCCTGGGTGCTGAAGGTGCTGGCGCTCGGCGACCTCACGGACCCGAAGGCGCTGTGGATGGCCGAGGAGATCGTCCAGAGCGCGCTGGACAGCGGGCTCGACGAGGCGCGGGCGGTGCGCGCGTACCGCACCGTCTGGCACTTCGTCTACGGCGATCTGGTCCTCACCGCGGCCCGCGAGCGCCGGGCGGCGGACCCCGACCGGCGGCCCTCGTTCCCTTCGGCGCTCACCGGGGAGGACGCGCGGGAGCTGCCGCGGCTGACGGAGCTGGCCGGCCGCTGGGAGGAGCTGCAACGGTACGACGTGCGGGAACAGCTCACAGCGATCGTCGACGGGCTCCTGGGCCCCGCGCGGGCCGCGCGCGGCTGA
- the tsaD gene encoding tRNA (adenosine(37)-N6)-threonylcarbamoyltransferase complex transferase subunit TsaD, with translation MADEPLVLGIETSCDETGVGVVRGTTLLADAVASSVDDHARFGGVVPEIASRAHLEAMVPTIERALKEAGVSPRDLDGIAVTAGPGLAGALLVGVSAAKAYAYALGKPLYGVNHLASHICVDQLEHGKLPEPTMALLVSGGHSSLLLAPDITSDVRPLGATIDDAAGEAFDKIARVLDLGFPGGPVIDRLAREGDPAAIAFPRGLTGSRDPAYDFSFSGLKTSVARWIEAKRAAGEPVPVRDVAASFQEAVVDVLTRKAVRACLDEGVDHLMIGGGVAANSRLRALAAERCERAGIRLRVPRPKLCTDNGAMVAALGAEMVARNRPPSDLELSADSSLPVTDPHVPGDNHGHGHGHGHGHAHDHDHVHEISKDNLYS, from the coding sequence ATGGCTGACGAACCGCTCGTACTCGGTATCGAGACCTCCTGCGACGAGACCGGCGTCGGCGTGGTGCGCGGTACGACCCTGCTCGCCGACGCCGTCGCCTCCAGCGTGGACGACCACGCCCGCTTCGGCGGGGTGGTCCCCGAGATCGCCTCCCGGGCGCATCTGGAGGCGATGGTCCCGACGATCGAACGCGCGCTGAAGGAGGCCGGGGTCTCCCCGCGCGACCTGGACGGCATCGCCGTCACCGCGGGCCCCGGGCTCGCGGGCGCGCTGCTGGTCGGCGTGTCGGCGGCCAAGGCGTACGCGTACGCGCTCGGCAAGCCGCTCTACGGGGTGAACCACCTGGCCTCGCACATCTGCGTCGACCAGCTCGAACACGGCAAGCTGCCCGAGCCCACCATGGCCCTGCTGGTCTCCGGCGGGCACTCCTCGCTGCTGCTGGCCCCGGACATCACCAGCGATGTCCGGCCGCTGGGCGCGACCATCGACGACGCGGCGGGCGAGGCGTTCGACAAGATCGCGCGCGTGCTCGACCTCGGCTTCCCCGGCGGCCCGGTCATCGACCGGCTGGCCCGGGAGGGCGACCCGGCGGCGATCGCGTTCCCGCGCGGTCTGACGGGCTCCCGCGACCCCGCGTACGACTTTTCGTTCTCCGGGCTCAAGACCTCCGTCGCCCGCTGGATCGAGGCGAAGCGGGCGGCGGGCGAGCCGGTGCCGGTGCGGGACGTGGCGGCCTCGTTCCAGGAGGCCGTCGTCGACGTACTCACCCGCAAGGCGGTGCGCGCCTGTCTCGACGAGGGCGTCGACCATCTGATGATCGGCGGCGGTGTCGCGGCCAACTCCCGGCTGCGGGCGCTCGCCGCGGAGCGCTGCGAGCGGGCGGGCATCCGGCTGCGGGTGCCCCGGCCGAAGCTCTGCACCGACAACGGGGCGATGGTGGCCGCGCTGGGCGCGGAGATGGTGGCCCGCAACCGGCCGCCGTCGGACCTGGAGCTGTCGGCGGACTCCTCGCTGCCGGTGACGGACCCGCATGTGCCCGGCGACAACCATGGCCACGGCCACGGCCACGGCCACGGTCATGCGCACGACCACGACCATGTGCACGAGATCAGCAAGGACAACCTGTACTCATGA
- the rimI gene encoding ribosomal protein S18-alanine N-acetyltransferase: protein MRWWDIAPVLELEHGLFPEDAWSPGMFWSELAHARGPRATRRYVVAESAGKIVGYAGLAAAGDLGDVQTIAVAPGRWGTGLGSRLLADLLRHATAFECDEVFLEVRVDNTRAQKLYERFGFEPVGFRRGYYQPGNVDALVMRLHLRPHTHGNTEGMLSDG from the coding sequence ATGCGCTGGTGGGACATCGCCCCCGTACTCGAACTCGAACACGGGCTGTTCCCGGAGGACGCCTGGTCGCCGGGGATGTTCTGGTCCGAGCTGGCCCACGCCCGCGGTCCCCGCGCCACCCGCCGCTATGTCGTCGCCGAGTCCGCCGGGAAGATCGTCGGCTATGCGGGTCTGGCGGCGGCGGGCGACCTCGGGGACGTCCAGACGATCGCCGTCGCCCCCGGCCGGTGGGGCACGGGGCTGGGCTCCCGCCTCCTGGCCGATCTGCTGCGCCACGCCACAGCCTTCGAGTGCGACGAGGTCTTCCTCGAAGTGCGCGTGGACAACACCAGGGCCCAGAAGCTGTACGAGCGCTTCGGTTTCGAACCCGTCGGTTTCCGCCGGGGCTACTACCAGCCCGGCAATGTCGACGCACTCGTCATGCGGCTCCACCTGCGGCCCCATACGCACGGAAACACTGAGGGAATGCTGTCTGATGGCTGA
- the tsaB gene encoding tRNA (adenosine(37)-N6)-threonylcarbamoyltransferase complex dimerization subunit type 1 TsaB, which produces MLLLAVDTATPAVTAALHDGSAVVAESSRVDARRHGELLLPAVDRVLAEAGVTLDAVTAVVAGVGPGPYTGLRVGLVTAATFGSALGVPVYGLCTLDGLAWASGLEGPFVVATDARRKEVYWARYDSARRRVDGPSVDRPADIAERVAGLPAVGAGALLYPDTFPDARAPEHVSAAALASLAAEKLADDPSGAGFPPPQPLYLRRPDAQVPKNYKVVTPQ; this is translated from the coding sequence GTGCTCTTGCTCGCCGTAGATACCGCCACGCCCGCCGTCACCGCCGCCCTGCACGACGGTTCCGCCGTCGTCGCCGAGTCCAGCCGGGTGGACGCGCGCCGCCACGGTGAACTGCTGCTGCCCGCCGTCGACCGGGTCCTCGCCGAGGCCGGGGTGACGCTCGACGCCGTCACCGCCGTGGTCGCGGGCGTCGGCCCCGGCCCCTACACGGGGCTGCGGGTCGGCCTCGTCACCGCCGCCACCTTCGGCTCCGCGCTCGGCGTCCCGGTGTACGGGCTGTGCACCCTCGACGGCCTGGCCTGGGCGAGCGGCCTGGAAGGCCCCTTCGTGGTGGCCACCGACGCCCGCCGCAAGGAGGTCTACTGGGCGCGGTACGACTCCGCGCGCCGACGGGTCGACGGCCCCTCGGTCGACCGGCCCGCGGACATCGCCGAGCGGGTCGCGGGCCTCCCCGCCGTCGGCGCCGGGGCGCTCCTCTACCCCGACACCTTCCCCGACGCCCGCGCCCCCGAGCACGTCTCCGCCGCCGCGCTGGCCTCGCTCGCCGCCGAGAAGCTCGCGGACGACCCCTCAGGGGCGGGCTTCCCGCCGCCGCAGCCGCTCTATCTGCGCCGGCCGGACGCCCAGGTGCCGAAGAACTACAAGGTGGTCACTCCGCAGTGA
- the tsaE gene encoding tRNA (adenosine(37)-N6)-threonylcarbamoyltransferase complex ATPase subunit type 1 TsaE codes for MEAPHSPAAEYSAAHLAVDSAEEMRDLGRRLAALLRPGDLVMLTGELGAGKTTLTRGLGEGLGVRGAVTSPTFVIARVHPSLSGGPALVHVDAYRLGGGLDEMEDLDLDVSLPDSVVVVEWGDGKVEELSDDRLHVVIHRVVGNGTVPGDAADTADGGADDADDRRRVTLTGYGSRWSGVDLPTG; via the coding sequence ATGGAAGCACCGCACAGCCCGGCGGCTGAGTACTCCGCCGCCCACCTCGCCGTCGACTCCGCCGAAGAGATGCGGGACCTGGGACGGCGGCTCGCCGCACTGCTGCGCCCCGGTGATCTGGTGATGCTCACCGGGGAGCTGGGCGCGGGCAAGACCACGCTCACCCGGGGGCTCGGAGAGGGCCTCGGCGTGCGGGGCGCGGTCACCTCGCCCACCTTCGTCATCGCCCGTGTGCACCCGTCCCTGAGCGGCGGCCCCGCCCTGGTCCATGTGGACGCCTACCGCCTCGGCGGCGGTCTGGACGAGATGGAGGACCTGGACCTCGATGTCTCGCTGCCGGACTCGGTGGTGGTCGTGGAGTGGGGCGACGGCAAGGTCGAGGAACTGTCGGACGACCGGCTGCATGTGGTGATCCACCGGGTGGTCGGCAACGGCACGGTCCCCGGGGACGCGGCGGACACCGCCGACGGGGGTGCCGACGACGCCGATGACCGGCGCAGGGTCACCCTGACGGGCTACGGCTCCCGCTGGTCCGGGGTGGACCTGCCCACCGGCTGA
- a CDS encoding alpha/beta fold hydrolase codes for MSETSTGESVAAAVDAAAAGNWRRAGMAGAALGLLAAGAAAAVAVDRLTVSRSTRRKARLALDTTGPYGALRGTPGTAYADDGTALYYEVDAVDPQVAAPRRRRIFGRRAPAPVTVVFSHGYCLNQDCWHFQRAALRGLVRTVYWDQRSHGRSDRGAEQTGPDAVPVSIDRLGRDLKAVIDAAAPEGPLVLVGHSMGGMTMMALAGHFPELVRERVVGVAFVGTSSGRLGEVDYGLPVAGVNAVRRVLPGVLRALGSRAELVERGRRATADLFAGLIKRYSFSSRDVDPAVVRFAERMIESTPIDVVAEFYPAFDEHDKAAALPVFAGIPALVLAGDRDLVTPSGHSETIADLLPDAELVIVPDGGHLVMLEHPDAVTDRLADLLVRAGAVPAAATVGPYGSTAQPGG; via the coding sequence GTGAGCGAGACCAGTACGGGGGAGTCCGTCGCGGCCGCGGTGGACGCCGCCGCGGCCGGGAACTGGCGCCGCGCGGGCATGGCCGGAGCCGCGCTCGGCCTGCTCGCCGCGGGCGCCGCCGCGGCCGTCGCCGTCGACCGCCTCACCGTCAGCCGCAGCACCCGCCGCAAGGCCCGCCTCGCCCTGGACACCACCGGGCCGTACGGGGCCCTGCGCGGCACCCCCGGCACCGCGTACGCCGACGACGGCACCGCGCTGTACTACGAGGTCGACGCGGTCGATCCGCAGGTCGCCGCCCCGCGCCGGCGCCGGATCTTCGGCCGTCGCGCCCCCGCCCCCGTCACCGTCGTGTTCAGCCACGGCTACTGCCTGAACCAGGACTGCTGGCACTTCCAGCGCGCCGCCCTGCGCGGACTGGTCCGGACTGTGTACTGGGACCAGCGCAGCCACGGCCGCTCGGACCGGGGCGCCGAGCAGACCGGCCCGGACGCGGTCCCCGTCTCCATCGACCGCCTCGGGCGCGACCTGAAGGCCGTCATCGACGCGGCGGCCCCCGAGGGACCCCTGGTACTGGTGGGCCACTCCATGGGCGGCATGACGATGATGGCCCTCGCCGGGCACTTCCCCGAGCTGGTACGGGAACGGGTCGTCGGGGTCGCCTTCGTCGGGACGTCGAGCGGACGGCTCGGCGAGGTCGACTACGGGCTCCCGGTCGCCGGGGTCAACGCCGTGCGCCGGGTGCTCCCCGGGGTGCTGCGCGCCCTCGGCTCCCGCGCCGAACTGGTGGAACGGGGCCGCCGGGCCACCGCCGACCTGTTCGCGGGCCTGATCAAGCGGTACTCGTTCTCCTCCCGCGACGTGGACCCCGCCGTGGTCCGCTTCGCCGAGCGGATGATCGAGTCCACCCCCATCGACGTGGTCGCGGAGTTCTACCCCGCCTTCGACGAGCACGACAAGGCCGCCGCGCTCCCCGTCTTCGCCGGTATTCCGGCCCTGGTGCTCGCCGGGGACCGGGACCTGGTCACCCCCAGCGGCCACAGCGAGACGATCGCGGATCTGCTGCCCGACGCCGAACTGGTGATCGTGCCCGACGGCGGGCATCTGGTGATGCTGGAGCACCCCGACGCCGTCACCGACCGGCTGGCGGATCTCCTCGTCCGGGCGGGGGCGGTACCGGCAGCGGCTACCGTTGGGCCGTATGGAAGCACCGCACAGCCCGGCGGCTGA
- the alr gene encoding alanine racemase, translated as MTQTTPHTRARAEIDLAALRANVRALRARAPRAGLMAVVKADGYGHGAVPCARAAIAAGAEWIGTATPDEALALRAAGVPGRIMCWLWTPGGPWREGIEAGLDMSVSGLWALDEVVAAARATGRTARIQLKADTGLGRNGCQPADWAALVAAARAAEAEGAVRITGLWSHFACADEPGHPSIAHQLTAFREMVAHAEKEGADPEVRHIANSPATLTLPEAHFDLVRPGIAMYGVSPSPEIGTHQELGLRPVMTLAASVALVKRVPEGHGVSYGHHYTTPGATTLGLIPVGYADGVPRHASGRGPVLVGGRVRTAAGRIAMDQFVVDLGGQEIPEGSEAVLFGPGTRGEPSAEDWARAAGTIAYEIVTRIGTRVPRVLLHEEPEREPLPGAVPTARP; from the coding sequence ATGACCCAGACAACGCCGCACACCCGAGCCCGTGCCGAGATCGACCTCGCCGCCCTGCGCGCCAACGTGCGCGCCCTGCGTGCCAGGGCGCCCCGGGCCGGGCTCATGGCGGTGGTGAAGGCCGACGGCTACGGGCACGGCGCGGTGCCCTGCGCGCGGGCCGCGATCGCGGCGGGGGCCGAGTGGATCGGGACCGCCACCCCGGACGAGGCGCTGGCGCTGCGCGCCGCGGGCGTCCCCGGGCGGATCATGTGCTGGCTGTGGACCCCGGGCGGCCCCTGGCGGGAGGGGATCGAGGCCGGGCTCGACATGTCCGTCAGCGGCCTCTGGGCGCTCGACGAGGTCGTCGCCGCCGCCCGCGCCACCGGGCGGACCGCCCGCATCCAGCTCAAGGCCGACACCGGTCTCGGCCGCAACGGCTGCCAGCCCGCCGACTGGGCCGCGCTGGTCGCCGCCGCCCGCGCCGCCGAGGCCGAGGGCGCCGTCCGGATCACCGGGCTCTGGTCCCACTTCGCCTGCGCCGACGAGCCGGGCCACCCCTCCATCGCGCACCAGCTCACCGCGTTCCGCGAGATGGTCGCGCACGCGGAGAAGGAGGGCGCCGACCCCGAGGTCCGGCACATCGCCAACTCCCCGGCGACCCTCACCCTGCCCGAGGCCCACTTCGACCTCGTCCGCCCCGGTATCGCCATGTACGGGGTGTCGCCCAGCCCCGAGATCGGCACCCACCAGGAGCTGGGGCTGCGCCCCGTCATGACGCTCGCCGCCTCGGTCGCCCTGGTCAAGCGGGTGCCCGAGGGGCACGGCGTCAGCTACGGCCACCACTACACCACCCCCGGGGCCACCACCCTCGGACTGATCCCGGTCGGCTACGCGGACGGCGTCCCGCGCCATGCCTCCGGCCGGGGCCCGGTCCTCGTCGGCGGCCGGGTGCGCACGGCGGCGGGCCGGATCGCGATGGACCAGTTCGTCGTGGACCTCGGCGGACAGGAGATCCCCGAGGGCAGCGAGGCCGTCCTCTTCGGCCCCGGCACCCGGGGCGAGCCCAGCGCCGAGGACTGGGCGCGGGCCGCGGGCACCATCGCGTACGAGATCGTCACCCGGATCGGCACCCGGGTGCCGCGCGTGCTGCTGCACGAGGAGCCGGAGCGGGAGCCACTGCCGGGGGCCGTCCCCACGGCCCGGCCCTGA
- a CDS encoding NAD(P)H-hydrate dehydratase, producing MRTAHRVEKVRAAEAELMARLPDGALMARAAAGLAAACADLLGRVYGARVVLLVGSGDNGGDTLWAGARLARRGAAVHAVLLAPDRAHAAGLAAFQAAGGRVADDPFAVLSGADLVLDGITGIGGTGGLRPAAVPVARAARGSGAVVVAVDLPSGVEADSGEVRGEALRADATVTFGTDKPGLLIDPAREHAGTVRLVDIGLGPHLPSVPDVESLQHPDVAVLLPEPSGESDKYRRGVVGVAAGSARYPGAAVLTVAGALRGGAGAVRYVGPEGAAVVARFPEALVHAGPPVKAGRVQAWVVGPGLGDDEDTVGQVLASDVPVLVDADGLRLLDPDAVRARTAPTLLTPHAGEAAALLGRDRAEVEAGRLDAVRELSARYGATVLLKGSTTLIAAPDPRLPVRADPMGTPWLATAGSGDVLSGLAGSLLAAGLPPLDAASCAAYLHGLAARRAAAVSTPITSYEVADALGAAWRDIRTPD from the coding sequence ATGCGTACCGCTCACCGTGTGGAGAAGGTCCGGGCCGCCGAGGCCGAGCTGATGGCACGGCTCCCGGACGGGGCGCTCATGGCGCGCGCCGCCGCCGGGCTCGCCGCCGCCTGCGCCGATCTGCTCGGCCGGGTGTACGGGGCCCGGGTCGTCCTGCTCGTCGGCAGCGGCGACAACGGCGGCGACACGCTCTGGGCGGGTGCCCGGCTCGCCCGCCGGGGCGCGGCCGTGCACGCGGTGCTGCTCGCGCCGGACCGCGCGCACGCCGCCGGGCTCGCCGCGTTCCAGGCCGCGGGCGGGCGGGTCGCCGACGACCCCTTCGCGGTGCTCAGCGGGGCCGATCTGGTGCTGGACGGGATCACCGGCATCGGCGGCACGGGCGGGCTGCGCCCGGCGGCGGTGCCCGTGGCCCGGGCGGCCCGGGGCTCCGGCGCGGTCGTCGTCGCGGTCGATCTGCCCAGCGGCGTCGAGGCGGACAGCGGCGAGGTCCGCGGGGAGGCCCTGCGGGCGGACGCGACGGTCACCTTCGGCACCGACAAGCCGGGGCTGCTGATCGACCCGGCGCGCGAGCACGCGGGGACCGTGCGGCTGGTCGACATCGGGCTCGGCCCCCATCTGCCGTCCGTCCCCGACGTGGAGTCGCTCCAGCACCCGGATGTGGCGGTGCTGCTGCCGGAGCCGTCGGGGGAGAGCGACAAGTACCGGCGCGGGGTCGTCGGCGTCGCCGCCGGGTCGGCGCGCTACCCGGGCGCCGCGGTCCTCACGGTCGCGGGCGCGCTGCGCGGCGGAGCGGGCGCGGTGCGGTACGTGGGCCCCGAGGGCGCCGCCGTGGTCGCCCGCTTCCCCGAGGCGCTGGTGCACGCCGGGCCGCCCGTGAAGGCGGGCCGGGTGCAGGCGTGGGTCGTCGGGCCGGGCCTCGGCGACGACGAGGACACGGTGGGCCAGGTCCTCGCCTCCGATGTGCCGGTGCTGGTCGACGCCGACGGGCTGCGGCTCCTGGACCCCGACGCGGTCCGCGCCAGGACCGCGCCGACCCTGCTCACCCCGCACGCCGGGGAGGCGGCGGCGCTGCTCGGCCGCGACCGTGCCGAGGTGGAGGCGGGCCGGCTGGACGCGGTGCGCGAACTGTCCGCGCGCTACGGGGCGACGGTCCTGCTCAAGGGCTCGACCACCCTGATCGCGGCCCCCGACCCCCGGCTCCCGGTGCGGGCGGACCCCATGGGAACGCCCTGGCTGGCGACGGCGGGCAGCGGCGATGTCCTCTCCGGCCTCGCCGGCTCCCTCCTCGCCGCCGGTCTGCCCCCGCTCGACGCCGCCTCCTGCGCCGCCTACCTCCACGGCCTCGCCGCCCGCCGCGCCGCCGCCGTGTCCACCCCCATCACCTCCTACGAGGTCGCCGACGCCCTCGGGGCGGCCTGGCGCGACATCCGCACCCCGGACTGA
- a CDS encoding holo-ACP synthase, whose protein sequence is MIIGVGIDVAEIERFAASLRRTPGLADRLFLGRELLLPSGERRGDASLAARFAAKEALAKALGAPSGLHWTDAEVYVEEGGRPRLRVTGTVAACAERLGVRSWHISLSHDAGVASAVVIAEG, encoded by the coding sequence ATGATCATTGGGGTGGGGATCGATGTGGCCGAGATCGAGCGGTTCGCCGCGTCCCTGAGGCGGACGCCGGGGCTGGCGGACCGTCTCTTCCTCGGTCGGGAGCTGCTGTTGCCGAGCGGGGAGCGGCGCGGTGACGCCTCCCTGGCGGCGCGGTTCGCGGCGAAGGAGGCACTGGCGAAGGCGCTGGGTGCCCCGTCGGGGCTGCACTGGACGGACGCGGAGGTGTATGTCGAGGAGGGCGGACGGCCGCGGCTGCGGGTCACGGGGACGGTCGCGGCGTGCGCGGAGCGGCTGGGGGTGCGCTCCTGGCACATCTCGCTCAGCCATGACGCGGGGGTGGCGTCCGCGGTGGTGATCGCGGAGGGGTGA